A single Halobellus ruber DNA region contains:
- a CDS encoding METTL5 family protein: MATRSGLETQLAVVAGFDDPRADLEQYPTPPGLAAHVVHAADLNGDIEDRLVVDLGTGTGMLALGAALRGPHGVVGVDIDRSVLTTAAANRRRVGTKTPIGWVCADATDPPLCPSAPTTVVMNPPFGARNGNEHADRGFLATAARIAEVSYSVHNADSEAFVEAFAADNGGAVTHAYRATLDLDRQFAFHDEDTEAIDAEVYRIEWSGA; encoded by the coding sequence ATGGCGACGCGATCCGGGCTCGAAACCCAGTTGGCGGTCGTCGCGGGGTTCGACGACCCGCGGGCGGACCTCGAACAGTACCCGACGCCGCCGGGGTTGGCCGCCCACGTCGTCCACGCCGCCGACCTGAACGGCGACATCGAGGACCGGCTCGTGGTCGACCTCGGAACCGGCACCGGGATGTTGGCGCTGGGCGCCGCCCTCCGTGGCCCCCACGGGGTCGTCGGCGTCGACATCGACCGGTCGGTGCTGACGACGGCGGCGGCGAACCGGCGCCGGGTCGGGACGAAAACGCCGATCGGGTGGGTCTGTGCCGACGCCACCGACCCGCCGCTGTGTCCGTCGGCGCCGACGACCGTGGTGATGAACCCGCCGTTCGGCGCCCGGAACGGGAACGAACACGCCGACCGGGGGTTTCTGGCGACCGCCGCGCGGATCGCGGAGGTGTCCTACTCGGTCCACAACGCCGACTCCGAGGCGTTCGTCGAGGCGTTCGCTGCCGACAACGGGGGGGCTGTGACCCACGCGTACCGGGCGACGCTCGACCTCGACCGCCAGTTCGCGTTCCACGACGAAGACACCGAAGCGATCGACGCGGAGGTCTACCGGATCGAGTGGAGCGGAGCG
- a CDS encoding universal stress protein, translated as MYDRVLVTTDGSTASEGAIEHAIDLAEQYGATLHALYVVDSAAYASLEMAADVVADELRSEGSEVVGAIADRAADAGVTTETAIETGVVHRTIVDYADREGIDLVVMGTHGRTGVDRFLLGSVAEKVVRTADAPVMTVRSNAGADDGDTAE; from the coding sequence ATGTACGACCGGGTGTTGGTTACGACCGACGGAAGCACCGCGAGCGAGGGGGCGATCGAGCACGCGATCGACCTCGCCGAACAGTACGGGGCGACGTTACACGCGCTGTACGTCGTTGATTCGGCGGCGTACGCCTCCCTGGAGATGGCGGCCGACGTCGTCGCGGACGAACTCCGCTCTGAGGGTTCCGAGGTGGTGGGAGCGATCGCCGACCGGGCCGCAGACGCCGGCGTCACGACCGAGACCGCGATCGAGACCGGGGTGGTCCACCGGACGATCGTCGACTACGCCGACCGGGAGGGGATCGACCTGGTGGTGATGGGGACCCACGGCCGGACCGGCGTCGACCGGTTCCTCCTGGGGAGCGTCGCCGAGAAGGTCGTCCGGACCGCGGACGCGCCGGTGATGACGGTCCGATCGAACGCCGGTGCCGACGACGGCGACACCGCGGAGTGA
- a CDS encoding rubrerythrin family protein codes for MNTSDLRNSVETAKETELDRLGSSKLLLALTDAELDRESVLRAAAESELAARETFSAWAADETHDAAADLFADVAEQEQRHYERVVDLLGEAVEPPGGGPMHGYLRGRETTVQRLAGGLLGRTLVSDRTHLQVISFFVNEADEPAAGVFRDLRTETREAQKRGLELLESACETDEDWETAEAVATYVIQLAYDDFADVLTGMGVDPKPIC; via the coding sequence ATGAACACGAGCGACCTTCGGAACTCCGTCGAGACGGCCAAGGAGACGGAACTCGACCGCCTCGGGTCGAGCAAACTGCTGCTCGCGTTGACCGACGCCGAACTCGACCGCGAGAGCGTCCTGCGGGCGGCCGCCGAAAGCGAACTCGCCGCCCGCGAGACGTTCTCCGCGTGGGCTGCCGACGAGACCCACGACGCGGCCGCCGACCTGTTCGCCGACGTCGCAGAGCAGGAACAGCGCCACTACGAGCGGGTCGTCGACCTCCTCGGCGAGGCGGTGGAGCCGCCGGGCGGCGGCCCGATGCACGGCTACCTTCGGGGTCGCGAGACTACGGTCCAGAGGCTGGCGGGCGGGCTACTGGGTCGGACGCTGGTCAGCGACCGCACCCACCTCCAGGTGATCAGCTTCTTCGTCAACGAGGCCGACGAGCCCGCCGCCGGCGTCTTCCGCGACCTGCGGACCGAGACCCGCGAGGCCCAAAAGCGGGGGCTGGAACTGCTCGAATCGGCGTGTGAGACCGACGAGGACTGGGAGACCGCCGAGGCCGTCGCGACATACGTCATCCAACTCGCCTACGACGACTTCGCCGACGTGCTCACCGGGATGGGCGTCGATCCCAAACCGATCTGTTGA
- a CDS encoding flippase activity-associated protein Agl23 has translation MSRESDGSDTDDAPGESGRGDRVVLAVVAIAAVGFALRVVGLGTRPFHWDEARVGYWALQYLETGAFRYRPVAGGPLLYHLDRVAFAALGVSERVARLPVAVVSAALPLAALLFRDRLDDAETVAVSVVLAVQPVVLYYSRFLRGDVPLACFGLAAVGFAVRAWDRRSRRDAYAVAVALPLAAAASGFVAGYLLSWLGAWLLVVDQRSVASDGGAGARTHLAALRDRLAGTATPAARAGLLATAVTAVLFAPRSGSGPGVGLDDPATIHLAVYEGTVGAVRRFVGVRIVHRFPDGTHAILPYLGDAGGLLVALALPVTVLGVGTTLHARYAIHRRPLVEGVGYWGVLAMVVFPTIAEISAPWTLVHVVVPLSLPAAVGLVGLLRRGASAATTAGAAGGGAGGDAGTAVAVLLLVCAVGAGTAAVGADVYTPPDRTTELAQFAQPADDLEPIEAAARAAADRDPATAEVVYVGSSYHVPAAATTETPPVGDAWGNRLPLPWYVASAGADATSTENASTFGARYGNDTAPPVVIAEPTHRGSLAAQLGESYEPTTYRLGLWNREVVVFVGERADGG, from the coding sequence ATGTCGCGGGAGTCCGACGGTTCCGACACCGACGACGCTCCGGGGGAAAGCGGTCGCGGCGACCGCGTCGTCCTGGCCGTCGTCGCCATCGCCGCTGTCGGGTTTGCGCTCCGCGTCGTCGGACTCGGAACGCGCCCGTTTCACTGGGACGAGGCGCGGGTCGGCTACTGGGCGCTCCAATACCTCGAAACCGGGGCGTTCCGGTATCGCCCCGTCGCCGGCGGGCCGCTGCTCTATCACCTCGATCGGGTCGCCTTCGCCGCGCTGGGCGTCTCCGAACGGGTCGCCCGGCTCCCGGTCGCGGTCGTGAGCGCTGCGCTCCCGCTCGCTGCGCTGCTGTTCCGTGACCGCCTCGACGACGCGGAAACGGTCGCCGTGTCGGTCGTTCTCGCGGTTCAGCCCGTGGTTCTCTACTACTCGCGGTTTCTTCGCGGCGACGTCCCGCTTGCGTGTTTCGGGCTTGCGGCCGTCGGGTTCGCCGTCCGGGCGTGGGATCGGCGGAGCCGTCGTGACGCCTACGCCGTGGCGGTCGCGCTGCCGCTTGCGGCCGCGGCGTCGGGGTTCGTCGCCGGCTACCTCCTCTCGTGGCTCGGCGCGTGGCTCCTGGTCGTCGACCAGCGGAGCGTCGCGAGCGACGGCGGTGCCGGGGCGCGCACACACCTCGCGGCGCTCCGGGATCGACTCGCCGGCACGGCGACGCCCGCGGCCCGAGCCGGACTCCTCGCGACGGCGGTGACGGCGGTCCTGTTCGCCCCCCGTTCGGGCTCCGGCCCTGGGGTGGGACTCGACGACCCCGCGACGATCCACCTCGCGGTCTACGAGGGTACCGTCGGCGCCGTCCGGCGGTTCGTTGGGGTCCGCATCGTGCATCGGTTCCCCGACGGAACCCACGCGATCCTCCCGTACCTCGGCGACGCCGGCGGGTTGTTGGTTGCGCTCGCGCTCCCGGTGACGGTTCTCGGCGTCGGGACCACGCTCCACGCGCGATACGCCATACACCGCCGGCCGCTGGTGGAGGGTGTCGGCTACTGGGGCGTTCTGGCGATGGTGGTCTTCCCGACAATCGCGGAGATTTCGGCGCCCTGGACGCTTGTTCACGTCGTCGTCCCGCTGTCGCTGCCTGCAGCCGTCGGCCTCGTCGGCCTCCTGCGGCGGGGGGCGTCAGCGGCGACAACCGCCGGGGCAGCCGGAGGCGGTGCCGGGGGCGACGCCGGAACGGCGGTCGCGGTGCTGCTCCTCGTGTGCGCTGTCGGCGCGGGGACCGCGGCGGTCGGGGCCGACGTCTACACGCCGCCCGATCGAACCACCGAGTTGGCGCAGTTCGCCCAGCCCGCCGACGACCTCGAACCGATCGAGGCCGCGGCGCGAGCGGCCGCCGACCGGGATCCCGCGACCGCCGAGGTGGTGTACGTGGGGTCGTCGTACCACGTTCCCGCGGCGGCGACGACGGAGACCCCGCCCGTGGGCGACGCGTGGGGGAACCGGCTGCCGTTGCCGTGGTACGTGGCGTCTGCAGGCGCTGACGCGACGAGCACCGAAAACGCGTCCACGTTCGGGGCACGGTACGGGAACGACACGGCCCCGCCGGTGGTGATTGCGGAACCGACCCACCGCGGATCGCTGGCGGCGCAGTTGGGCGAAAGCTACGAGCCGACGACCTACCGGCTGGGGCTGTGGAACCGCGAGGTGGTCGTCTTCGTCGGGGAGCGTGCTGACGGGGGATAG
- a CDS encoding M28 family peptidase: protein MTDWIGETFTSDVGWTHLETLVDLDTRMAGTDGERRAAEATRDALADAGARDARLETFPIQGWERGRSAIRAGDTTQDCIALPRSPSGDVTGELVDLGYGLPADFECDLEGKVVMAASDVPDWYDRYLHRREKYYRAVEAGAAAFVYANHVEGCLPPTGSVGTDGAPIGEIPAVGVSKEVGARLGRRFEGDPVSVSVEADTPEATSQNVHAELGPDTDAAVLVTSHVDAHDIAEGAGDNGAGTAMVVEIARALAGREHELDTRVHFVAFGAEEVGLVGSHHDAERRDPESVVAVVNNDGVGRARDLVCETQGFDDLADAADRVAARLDHPIDAPPELGPHSDHWPYVTRGVPGYHVYADTGDVGRGWGHTYADTLDKLDPRDLREQAILLTELVVELAAEGTAVAHRSTGEIAEQLEAEDLAEGMRVIGDWPY, encoded by the coding sequence ATGACCGACTGGATCGGCGAGACCTTCACGAGCGATGTCGGATGGACCCACCTGGAGACGCTTGTCGACCTCGACACCCGGATGGCCGGTACGGATGGGGAGCGGCGCGCGGCGGAGGCGACACGCGACGCCCTCGCGGACGCCGGCGCGCGGGACGCCCGTCTGGAGACGTTCCCGATACAGGGGTGGGAACGCGGGCGCTCCGCGATCCGGGCCGGCGACACCACACAGGACTGTATCGCGCTTCCCCGCAGCCCCAGCGGTGACGTAACGGGCGAACTGGTCGATCTCGGGTACGGGCTGCCCGCGGACTTCGAGTGCGATCTGGAAGGGAAGGTCGTGATGGCGGCCAGCGACGTGCCCGACTGGTACGACCGCTACCTCCACCGGCGGGAGAAATATTATCGGGCGGTGGAGGCCGGCGCGGCGGCGTTCGTCTACGCCAACCACGTCGAGGGGTGTCTGCCGCCGACGGGCAGCGTCGGCACCGACGGGGCGCCGATCGGCGAGATCCCGGCGGTCGGCGTCTCCAAGGAGGTCGGCGCGCGGCTCGGTCGACGGTTCGAGGGCGACCCGGTCTCGGTGTCCGTCGAGGCCGACACGCCGGAGGCGACGAGCCAGAACGTCCACGCCGAACTGGGGCCCGACACCGACGCCGCGGTGCTCGTCACCAGCCACGTCGACGCCCACGACATCGCCGAGGGCGCGGGCGACAACGGCGCCGGGACCGCGATGGTCGTCGAGATCGCGCGGGCGCTGGCAGGGCGCGAACACGAACTCGACACCCGCGTGCACTTCGTCGCGTTCGGGGCCGAGGAGGTCGGCCTCGTTGGATCGCACCACGACGCCGAGCGGCGGGACCCCGAGTCGGTCGTTGCGGTCGTGAACAACGACGGCGTGGGCCGCGCCCGCGATCTGGTGTGTGAAACCCAGGGGTTCGACGACCTCGCCGACGCCGCCGACAGGGTCGCCGCCCGGCTGGACCACCCGATCGATGCGCCGCCCGAACTCGGCCCCCACAGCGACCACTGGCCGTACGTGACGCGTGGCGTCCCGGGCTATCACGTCTACGCGGACACCGGCGACGTCGGCCGCGGGTGGGGCCACACCTACGCGGACACGCTGGACAAACTCGACCCGCGTGACCTCCGGGAGCAGGCGATCCTCCTGACCGAACTGGTGGTCGAACTCGCGGCCGAGGGGACGGCCGTCGCCCACAGGTCGACCGGAGAGATTGCCGAACAGTTGGAGGCCGAAGACCTCGCGGAGGGGATGCGGGTGATCGGCGACTGGCCGTACTGA
- a CDS encoding lamin tail domain-containing protein, translating to MSPPARRLPGGLPRRGHVAVLLLLVVSAGCLSGVPGVGPADPTRTDGPAGTDDGVEVTVIDVVDGDTIDIAYDNGTQDTVRLLGVDSPEVRSSNDPAEYTGVPTTQAGERCLRRAGADASAYAVDRLAGESVTLVFDPQSEQRGYYGRLLAYVFVDGESFNHALLREGHARVYDTTFTERERYERTAEAARADRRGLWSCVDADGGNADGTVGETALEVIEINYDAPGNDNDNLDEESVTFRNDGSDPLDVSGWTVADDGGHSYTFPDGTVVDPGAEVTLRTGSGTDTARTYYWGRSGAVWNNDGDVVTVRNATGSTVIRLPY from the coding sequence GTGTCGCCCCCAGCGCGTCGCCTCCCCGGCGGCCTGCCCCGTCGGGGCCACGTGGCCGTTCTCCTTCTGCTCGTCGTCTCCGCCGGGTGTCTCTCGGGGGTGCCAGGCGTCGGTCCCGCGGACCCGACCCGGACGGACGGGCCAGCGGGCACGGATGACGGCGTCGAGGTCACCGTGATCGACGTCGTCGACGGCGATACGATCGATATCGCGTACGACAACGGAACGCAGGACACGGTGCGGTTGCTCGGGGTGGACAGCCCCGAGGTCCGCTCGTCGAACGACCCCGCGGAGTACACCGGGGTGCCGACCACCCAGGCTGGCGAGCGGTGCCTCCGCCGCGCCGGCGCGGACGCTTCGGCGTACGCCGTCGACCGCCTCGCCGGCGAGTCGGTCACGCTGGTGTTCGACCCGCAGTCCGAGCAGCGCGGCTACTACGGCCGGCTGCTGGCGTACGTCTTCGTCGACGGCGAGTCGTTCAACCACGCGCTCCTCCGGGAGGGCCACGCCCGGGTGTACGACACGACGTTTACCGAACGTGAACGCTACGAACGGACGGCCGAGGCGGCCAGGGCGGACCGCCGGGGACTGTGGTCGTGTGTGGACGCCGACGGGGGGAATGCGGACGGGACTGTCGGCGAGACGGCGCTCGAAGTCATCGAGATCAACTACGACGCCCCCGGCAACGACAACGACAACCTCGACGAGGAATCCGTGACGTTCCGAAACGACGGGAGCGACCCGCTCGACGTCTCCGGGTGGACGGTCGCGGACGACGGCGGCCACAGCTACACGTTCCCCGACGGGACCGTCGTCGACCCCGGCGCCGAGGTGACGCTCCGGACGGGATCCGGGACGGACACCGCAAGGACCTACTACTGGGGACGCTCCGGCGCGGTCTGGAACAACGACGGCGACGTGGTGACCGTCCGCAACGCCACTGGCTCGACGGTGATCCGGCTCCCGTACTGA
- a CDS encoding mandelate racemase/muconate lactonizing enzyme family protein encodes MGVDYADLHDPNAEYTMRELSAGTMGVTNDRGGGRDVAITDVQTTMVDGNFPWTLVRVYTDAGVVGTGEAYWGAGVPELIERMKPMVVGENPLDIDRLYEHLIQKMSGEGSIEGVTVTAISGIEIALHDLAGKILDVPAYQLLGGKYRDEMRVYCDCHTAEEADPEACADEAERVVEELGYDALKFDLDVPSGLEKDRANRHLRPGEIRHKAEIVEQVTERVRDRADVAFDCHWTFSGGSAKRLADAIEGYDVWWLEDPVPPENLDVQEEVTKSTTTPITVGENRYRVTEERRLVENGAVDIIAPDLPKVGGMRETRKIADVANQYYVPVAMHNVSSPVATLASAHVGAAIPNSLAVEYHSYELGWWADLVEETVIEEGYIEIPEKPGLGLTLDMDAVAEHMVDGEELFD; translated from the coding sequence ATGGGCGTCGACTACGCCGACCTACACGATCCGAACGCGGAGTACACGATGCGGGAGCTGTCCGCCGGGACGATGGGCGTGACGAACGACCGCGGCGGCGGCCGCGACGTGGCGATCACCGACGTCCAGACCACGATGGTCGACGGCAACTTCCCGTGGACGCTTGTCCGCGTCTACACCGACGCCGGCGTCGTCGGGACGGGCGAGGCCTACTGGGGCGCGGGCGTGCCGGAACTCATCGAACGGATGAAGCCGATGGTGGTCGGCGAGAACCCCCTGGACATCGACCGCCTCTACGAGCACCTGATCCAGAAGATGTCCGGCGAGGGGTCGATCGAGGGCGTCACCGTCACCGCCATCTCCGGGATCGAGATCGCGCTCCACGACCTCGCGGGCAAGATCCTCGACGTGCCGGCCTACCAGCTTCTGGGCGGGAAGTACCGCGACGAGATGCGGGTGTACTGCGACTGCCACACTGCCGAGGAGGCCGACCCCGAGGCCTGCGCCGACGAGGCCGAGCGGGTGGTCGAGGAACTCGGCTACGACGCGCTGAAGTTCGACCTCGACGTGCCGTCGGGGCTGGAGAAGGACCGCGCCAACCGCCACCTCCGGCCGGGCGAGATCCGGCACAAAGCCGAGATCGTCGAGCAGGTCACAGAACGGGTGAGGGACCGCGCCGATGTCGCCTTCGACTGCCACTGGACGTTCTCGGGCGGGAGCGCGAAGCGGCTCGCCGACGCGATCGAGGGCTACGACGTGTGGTGGCTGGAGGACCCCGTACCGCCGGAGAACCTCGACGTCCAAGAGGAGGTCACGAAGTCGACCACCACCCCGATCACGGTCGGGGAGAACCGCTACCGCGTCACCGAGGAGCGCCGGCTGGTCGAGAACGGGGCGGTCGACATCATCGCCCCGGACCTCCCGAAGGTCGGCGGGATGCGCGAGACCCGGAAGATCGCCGACGTCGCGAACCAGTACTACGTTCCGGTCGCGATGCACAACGTCTCCTCGCCGGTGGCGACTTTGGCCTCTGCCCACGTCGGCGCGGCGATCCCGAACTCCCTTGCGGTGGAGTACCACTCCTACGAGTTGGGCTGGTGGGCGGACCTCGTCGAGGAGACCGTCATCGAGGAGGGGTACATCGAGATCCCCGAGAAGCCGGGGCTCGGTCTGACGCTGGACATGGACGCCGTCGCGGAGCACATGGTCGACGGCGAGGAGTTGTTCGACTGA
- a CDS encoding MBL fold metallo-hydrolase encodes MSDSDYPEPEGEVDTLSPATLATRIRAGEPVSILDVRDRDEYDAWHVDGPGVTSRQVPYIKFVQAEIKDTVAELAPDLPEPIVVVCGEGKASAYVADLLTTEGVDAANLAGGMDAWAELLVAAAVPTDGPTTVRQYQRPSSGCLSYLVEHDGEAAVVDPLRAFADRYAADAADLDATIAYAVDTHVHADHVSGVRAVADRTDAEVVLPAGAVDRGLEFDARLVDDGGALTVGGATLHALYAPGHTREMTAFAVGGSDPNGDGVGTAAADVLLAGDSLFLRSVARPDLEEGVEGAPELAALLHRTLTDRFAELPDDVRVAPGHYDATTTADESGAYAVTLGDLRGSLNAFSMDSDAFVDHVLSAMPPRPNNYQRIIGTNLGRERVDDAEAFEMELGPNNCAATAVDAD; translated from the coding sequence ATGAGTGATTCCGACTACCCGGAGCCCGAGGGCGAGGTCGACACCCTCTCGCCGGCGACCCTGGCGACCCGGATTCGGGCGGGCGAGCCCGTCTCGATCCTGGACGTCCGGGACCGCGACGAGTACGACGCCTGGCACGTCGACGGCCCCGGCGTCACCAGCCGACAGGTTCCGTATATAAAGTTCGTCCAGGCCGAGATCAAAGACACCGTCGCAGAACTGGCCCCGGACCTCCCCGAACCGATCGTCGTCGTCTGCGGCGAGGGGAAGGCCAGCGCGTACGTCGCGGACCTCCTGACGACCGAGGGCGTCGACGCCGCGAACCTGGCGGGCGGGATGGACGCGTGGGCCGAATTGCTCGTCGCCGCCGCGGTGCCGACCGACGGCCCGACCACCGTCCGGCAGTACCAGCGGCCCTCCAGCGGGTGTCTGAGCTACCTGGTCGAACACGACGGCGAGGCGGCAGTCGTCGACCCGCTCCGGGCGTTCGCCGACCGCTACGCCGCGGACGCGGCCGACCTCGATGCGACCATCGCCTACGCGGTCGACACCCACGTCCACGCCGATCACGTCAGCGGGGTTCGCGCCGTGGCCGACCGAACCGACGCCGAGGTGGTCCTCCCCGCCGGCGCCGTCGACCGGGGGCTCGAGTTCGACGCGCGGTTGGTCGACGACGGCGGGGCGCTCACGGTCGGCGGGGCCACGCTGCACGCGCTCTACGCCCCCGGCCACACTCGCGAGATGACGGCGTTCGCGGTCGGCGGAAGCGATCCGAACGGGGACGGTGTCGGCACCGCCGCGGCCGACGTCCTGCTCGCTGGCGACAGCCTCTTTCTGCGCTCGGTTGCACGCCCCGACCTGGAGGAAGGCGTCGAGGGCGCCCCCGAACTGGCCGCGCTGCTCCACCGGACGCTGACCGACCGGTTCGCCGAACTCCCCGACGACGTTCGCGTGGCGCCGGGCCACTACGACGCGACCACGACAGCCGACGAGTCGGGTGCGTACGCCGTCACGCTCGGTGACCTCCGGGGATCGCTGAACGCGTTCTCGATGGACTCCGACGCGTTCGTCGATCACGTCCTCTCGGCGATGCCGCCGCGCCCGAACAACTACCAGCGGATCATCGGGACGAACCTCGGACGGGAACGGGTCGACGACGCGGAGGCCTTCGAGATGGAACTCGGCCCGAACAACTGCGCGGCGACGGCCGTCGACGCCGACTAA
- a CDS encoding 2Fe-2S iron-sulfur cluster-binding protein — protein MTEYAVEFVGTDETIRVSDKQTILKACIEEGIAQEYSCRVGMCLACSAEILEGEVAQPAARGLTEEEAENFALTCMARPQSDLRLRRGVYPPSLERDAGVDASQAAADD, from the coding sequence ATGACCGAGTACGCCGTCGAGTTCGTCGGCACCGACGAAACCATTAGGGTCTCCGACAAGCAGACCATCCTCAAAGCCTGCATCGAGGAAGGGATCGCACAGGAGTACTCCTGTCGGGTGGGGATGTGCCTGGCGTGTTCCGCCGAGATCCTCGAGGGGGAGGTGGCCCAGCCGGCGGCCCGTGGGTTGACCGAGGAGGAAGCCGAGAACTTCGCGCTGACGTGTATGGCCCGGCCGCAGAGCGACCTTCGACTCCGGCGCGGCGTCTACCCGCCGAGCCTCGAACGCGACGCCGGCGTCGACGCCTCACAGGCCGCCGCGGACGACTGA
- a CDS encoding transcription initiation factor IIB translates to MERSRRQRQREQETERTDEEAVVCPECESEEIVTDADQGELVCDDCGLVLDERQIDRGPEWRAFNHSERQSKSRVGAPITETMHDRGLTTTIDWKDKDAYGRSLSSEKRSQMHRLRKWQERIRTKDAGERNLQFALSEIDRMASALGVPRSVREVASVIYRRALNEDLIRGRSIEGVATSALYAACRQEGIPRSLDEVAEVSRVPQKEIGRTYRYISQELGLELKPVDPKQFVPRFASALELSEEVQSKATEIIDVSAEQGLLSGKSPTGFAAAAIYAASLLCNEKKTQREVADVAQVTEVTIRNRYQEQIEAMGFR, encoded by the coding sequence ATGGAACGCTCGCGTCGCCAGCGCCAGCGGGAGCAGGAAACCGAACGGACGGACGAGGAAGCGGTCGTCTGTCCGGAGTGTGAGTCCGAGGAGATCGTCACCGACGCCGACCAGGGTGAACTGGTCTGTGACGACTGCGGGCTCGTCCTCGACGAACGGCAGATCGACCGCGGCCCGGAGTGGCGGGCGTTCAACCACTCCGAGCGACAGTCGAAGTCCCGCGTTGGCGCGCCGATCACCGAGACGATGCACGACCGCGGGCTGACGACGACGATCGACTGGAAGGACAAAGACGCCTACGGCCGGTCGCTCTCCTCGGAGAAGCGCTCGCAGATGCACCGGCTCCGGAAGTGGCAAGAGCGGATCCGGACGAAGGACGCGGGCGAACGCAACCTCCAGTTCGCGCTCTCGGAGATCGACCGGATGGCCTCGGCGCTGGGGGTCCCCCGGTCGGTCCGGGAGGTCGCGTCGGTGATCTACCGCCGCGCGCTCAACGAGGACCTCATCCGCGGCCGCTCCATCGAGGGCGTTGCCACCTCCGCGCTCTATGCGGCGTGTCGCCAGGAGGGCATCCCCCGCTCGCTGGACGAGGTCGCGGAAGTCTCCCGGGTCCCCCAGAAGGAGATCGGCCGGACCTACCGGTACATCTCCCAGGAGTTGGGCCTGGAGCTGAAGCCCGTCGACCCGAAGCAGTTCGTGCCCCGCTTCGCCTCGGCGCTTGAGCTCTCCGAGGAGGTCCAGTCGAAGGCGACCGAGATCATCGACGTCTCCGCCGAGCAGGGGCTGCTCTCCGGGAAGTCGCCGACGGGCTTCGCGGCGGCGGCGATCTACGCGGCGTCGCTTCTGTGTAACGAGAAGAAGACCCAACGCGAGGTCGCCGACGTGGCTCAGGTCACCGAAGTCACCATCCGGAACCGGTATCAAGAACAGATCGAAGCGATGGGCTTCCGGTGA
- a CDS encoding HAD hydrolase family protein, translated as MDRYDLLYRLYETTETDTLRDLQNFVDLFPPVDSRVALEYWEDASDELDARKREIAAEYDAGEILADIAARATREQTFTALDLASKYERRINALVLDVDETLRSAGRTDNEIPRETLHLLTELHESGLPIVICTGQTLENVKGFMIQGLGTELVHSGQFSIVYEAGTGVFTPGHGSDTKRLLYEGLDEPVQAVFSRVRSRVLTAASPELRRSVHLQGNEFNVTLKPNFDVGTDDAAAVIDEGLVHLVDLLGRAVVESLAEGGNVGIDARTDDGVDRAADWARAYYADADPEVAGVLDGEDAAPERAVDDVPGAVRERFDRIDVAYYHADAAEIGSLDLDKPTGVRAALDVLEIEDPFVLVMGDSKSDLRVMEWAERTDAGIAAAPSHASESVLAHVRSTDDLVYEPGDAGSVLRIAAVLNRLEEW; from the coding sequence ATGGACCGCTACGATCTCCTCTATCGTCTCTATGAGACCACCGAGACCGACACCCTCCGGGACCTGCAGAACTTCGTCGACCTGTTTCCCCCCGTCGACTCGCGGGTCGCCTTGGAGTACTGGGAGGACGCCAGCGACGAACTCGACGCCCGGAAACGCGAGATCGCCGCCGAGTACGACGCGGGGGAGATCCTCGCCGACATCGCCGCCCGGGCAACCAGGGAGCAGACGTTCACCGCCTTGGATCTCGCCTCGAAGTACGAACGCCGGATCAACGCCCTGGTGCTCGACGTCGACGAGACCCTCCGTTCGGCCGGCCGGACCGACAACGAGATCCCCCGGGAGACGCTGCATCTCCTGACCGAACTCCACGAGTCGGGGCTGCCGATCGTGATCTGTACGGGCCAGACCCTCGAAAACGTCAAGGGGTTTATGATCCAGGGGCTGGGGACCGAACTGGTCCACTCCGGGCAGTTCAGCATCGTCTACGAGGCCGGGACCGGGGTGTTCACGCCCGGCCACGGATCGGACACCAAGCGGCTCCTCTACGAGGGGCTCGACGAACCGGTCCAGGCGGTGTTCTCGCGGGTCCGCTCGCGCGTGTTGACCGCCGCGTCCCCGGAACTCCGTCGCTCGGTCCACCTCCAGGGCAACGAGTTCAACGTGACGCTGAAGCCGAACTTCGACGTCGGAACCGACGACGCCGCGGCGGTGATCGACGAGGGGCTGGTCCACCTCGTGGATCTGCTGGGTCGGGCCGTCGTCGAGTCCCTGGCGGAGGGCGGCAACGTCGGGATCGACGCCCGAACCGACGACGGCGTCGACCGCGCTGCGGACTGGGCGCGGGCGTACTACGCCGACGCCGACCCCGAGGTCGCGGGCGTGCTCGACGGTGAGGACGCGGCCCCGGAACGAGCAGTCGACGACGTTCCCGGGGCGGTCCGCGAGCGGTTCGACCGGATCGACGTGGCGTACTACCACGCCGACGCCGCCGAAATCGGGTCGCTCGACCTCGACAAGCCCACGGGCGTCCGGGCCGCCCTCGACGTCCTGGAGATCGAAGATCCGTTCGTGTTGGTGATGGGCGACAGCAAGTCCGACCTCCGCGTGATGGAGTGGGCCGAGCGGACCGACGCCGGGATCGCGGCCGCGCCGAGCCACGCCTCGGAGTCGGTGCTCGCACACGTCCGGTCGACCGACGACCTGGTGTACGAGCCCGGTGACGCGGGGTCGGTACTTCGGATCGCCGCCGTGTTGAACCGGCTGGAGGAGTGGTAG